The DNA region GCTCCAGGAACGGTTTGGCGGTCTGCCACAGATCGAGGTCGGGATACAGGTCGCGCCCCAATCCTTCGATGTTGAGCAGGGTCTTTTGCAGCAGCACGAGCTGTGGCTGCACCTGCATGTTGAACCGGCGGGCGGTCTGAAACAGACGCAGCAGCAGGTGTCCGAACGATATTTGCTTGAGCGGCCGCTGAAAGATCGGTTCGCATACGGTGCGGATGGCGGACTCGAATTCGTCCACGCGCGTGTCGGCCGGCACCCAGCCGCTTTCGACATGCAGTTCGGCGACACGCCGGTAGTCGCGATTGAAGAAGGCGTGAAAGTTTTCCGCCAGATAGCGCTGGTCCTCCGCGGCCAGGGTGCCGACGATACCGAAGTCCACGGCCAGGTATTTGGGGTCGTCGGGGTTGTCCTCGGACACGAAGATGTTGCCGGGATGCATGTCGGCGTGAAAGAAGTTGTGCCGGAACACCTGGGTGAAGAAGATTTCCACGCCGCGCTCGGCCAGGCGTTTCATGTTCACGCCGTGTTCGATCAATTCCTCGGTATGGCTGATCGGAATCCCGTGGATGCGCTCCATGACCATGACTTCGCGCGTGCAGAAGTCCCAGTACACCTGCGGGATGTACAGGTCGCGCGAGCCTTCGAAATTGCGCCGCAGCTGGGTGGCGTTCGCCGCCTCGCGCATCAGGTCGAGTTCGTCGTTGATGGTCTTTTCGTATTCGGCGATCACCTCGATGGGGCGCAGGCGCCGGGCCTCGGACCAGTAACGGTTGGCGAGTCCCGCGACGATGTACATGAGGTCGATGTCGCTGTCGATGGTGCGCTTGATGCGTGGGCGCACCACCTTCACCACCACCCTGGTTCCGTCCAGCAGCTCGGCGGCATGAACCTGGGCGATGGAGGCCGAGGCGATGGGTGTTTCGTCGAAATGCGCGAACACCTCACCCAGCGGTTTGCGGTAGGACCTTTCGATGATCTGCCGGGCCAGCTCGCCGCTGAAGGGCGGCACGCTGTCCTGCAGCTTGGCGAACTCGTTGGCGATGTCCTCCGGCAGCAGATCGCGCCGGGTGGAAAGCATCTGCCCGAACTTGATGAAGATCGGCCCCAGATCCTCCAGTGCCCGCCGGATGCGCTCGCCGCGCGTCAGCTTGCGGTCGCGGACCCAGTGCAGGGGGGACAGGAGCAACAGAAAACGCAGCGGGCGCAGCAGGTGGATGGCGAACACGAGTTCGTCCAGCCCGTGCCGCACCAATACGAAATTGATGTGGGCAAGGCGCAGCAGCTGACGTGGGCGTAACAGCATTTTGTTGTTTTTCAGCGGTGGTCCGGTTGGGCAGCGCCAAGCTTACGTGCTTGGCGCAAAAAACGGCAATGTCTCGACAGGATCAGTCTTCCACCCGCTCCCGTTCCAGCCGGGCGATCCGTGCCTCGAGGCGATCCACGTCGGTGCGCAGGGTATCCACCTCGTCGAGGAAATGTTCGACCTCGATGCGGGTGGGCAATCCGCGGCTCTCTTCCTGCAGGTATTCGGTCACATCCTGACGCAGCGACTCGCCGCTGCGCTGCAGCCATTGCCGGATATCGCGCGCCGCGCGCCCGACCTGATGCGCGGCGGCATCGCCCACCGCTTTTGACAGGGCTTCCTCCCAGTCGAACTCGATGGACTGCAGCACCTCGCGCAATTGCTGGCCGAGCGTACTGTCGCCCTCGATGACGACATCGTCGCCGCCCATGGAACCGGCGGTATCGCGCGCCACACCCAGCCGTACCAGCGCCAGCGGGGTCGCGCGGATCATGCAGTCCGGCTCGCCGGTGTAATCACCCTGCACCTGGAATCCTCGCGCCGAGGGAAACAGGTACAGGTTGAGACCGAGGCCGCGCACTTCCAGGCCAACCACCTTGCCTTCCAGGCGCCCCAGTCCGGCAGCCTGTTCGGGGTCGACCCGGAGCCAGGCATTGAGGGCGGTTTCCAGGGCGGCGCTGAGGGCGACCGGTGTCTTCATGACCTGCTCTCCGGTTCTGCAACGATGACGACACTATGGGCGATCTTGTCGTGGAAGCCCTGCTTGCGGCGATCCCAACCGATCCACAAGAACCCCAGAAACAGCGGCAACATCGACGCCACGTAAGCGAAGTAGCGCAACGCGCCCTGCAGGATGCCGAGCCGCCCGCCCGTTTCGGCGTCCACTACCCGGCAGCGGGTGAGCAGCTTGCCCGGCGAGCCGCGGAACTTGACCCAGAAGAACACGGTGACCACGACCGGAAATACCCAGTTGAGTAAAAAGTCCCAGCCGTTGCCGAAACCGGATGACGCCATGACCAGCTGATTCATGTATTGCTGCTGCTCGACCGCAGTCTGGCTTTGCAGAATGTGCATTTCGATAGCCTGCACCTGCTGCAGGCCGGTCACCGGCAACAGGTGCATCAATACCCAGAATACGGGCAGAAACCAGAGAACGTCGATGAGTACGGCCAGAAGGCGCCGCCAGAACCCCGCATAATGCGTGTCCGGCGGCAGGCTCACAGCTTGTAGCCCCGATGGACGGCGACGATGCCGCCGCTGAGATTGAAGTATTCGCAGCGTTCGAAGCCGGCGGCCTCCATCATCCCTTTGAGGGTTTCCTGATCCGGGTGCATGCGGATGGATTCGGCCAGATAGCGATAGCTTTCCGCGTCGCCGGCCACCAGCTTGCCCATCAACGGCAGGGCCTTGAACGAATACAGGTCATAGACCGGTTTGAGTCCGGGCATCACCGGCGTGGAGAACTCCAGCACCAGCAGCCGCCCACCGGGTTTGAGCACCCGGTACATGGACTGCAGGGCCTTGTCCTTGTCGGTCACGTTGCGCAGACCGAAGGCGATGGTGATGCAATCGAAGTAGTCGTCCGGAAACGGCAGGGTCTCGGCATTCACCTGGCAGTAGCGGATGTTGCCGGCCAGGCCCTCATCGGTAAGGCGTTCACGCCCTTCGAGCAGCATGGAGGCATTGATATCCGCCAGCACCATCTCGCCCTCGGCGCCGACGATGCCGGCGAAGCGCTCGGTCAGGTCACCGGTGCCGCCGGCCAGGTCGAGCACGCGATCCCCGCGCTTCACGCCCGAGATCTCGATGGCATAGCGCTTCCACAAACGGTGCACGCCGAACGACATCAGGTCGTTCATCAGATCGTATTTCTGGGCGACGGAATGAAACACGCCCGCGACGCGCCGGGCCTTTTCCTCGACCGGCACCTGCTTGAACCCGAAGTGGGTGGTCTTTTGTTCGCTCATGGCGGCTCTCAGTTCATCTTGCGCTGGTAACCGGACTCTGCCAGCCGGTCGAGGTAGGCCTGCCACTTCTCGTCCTGGGTCACGCCCAGTTCGTAGAGGTAGTTCCAGTCGTAGATACCGGTGTCGTGCCCATCGCTGAACACCAGCTTCACGGCATAGTTGCCCACCGGCTCGACGCCGGTGATGTTCACATCCTCCTTGCCGAGCTGCAGGACCTCCTGGCCCGGTCCATGGCCGCGCACTTCGGCCGAGGGGGAAAACACCCGCAGATATTCGCAGGGCAGCTTGAAGCGGGTGCCGTCCTCGTAGGCCAGCTCCAGCACACGGGATTTCTGATGCAGGTGGATTTCTGTCGGGCGCGGACTGGCCATGGCGTTCCCTTTATGGATTCAGTTGGTCTTGCGTTCGAAGCGGCAGTAGATGAACGCCTGTTCGGCGCAAGCGGGCGTCTGGTGGGTTTCCTCCACGAAATCCAGCAACCGGAAGCTGCCGTCAAGCGTCTCCGCCAGGGTCTCCGGGCTGTAACGCTGCACCGGCAGGCCGCTGCACTTTTCCGGGCCGTCCAGCGCGAAGGTGGCGAGTATCACCTGACCACCCGGTTCCAGATAACGATCGAGCCGATCGAGGTAAGCCTGCCGGTCGGACGGATCGGTCAGGAAATGAAAAACGGCGCGATCATGCCAGATACGATAGGCCTTGGGCAGATCCAGCTTGGTCGCATCGCCCTGGATCCAGGTGATCCCTTTGGCGGCGGGCCCCATCTGGTCGCGGCTTTTCTGCAATGCCCCGGCGGCGATATCCACCACCGTGATATCTCTGTAGCCCTTTCCTTTCAACAGATAGGCGAGCTTGGAGGCCCCCCCGCCCATGTCGATGATCGGGGCAGCCTTGGGCTGCCTGGCGGCATCGATCAGGGCCAGGGAGACGGCGGGCGTGGCCTGAAACCAGCTGAGCATGTCCACCGCCCGTTCCCGGTACACCGTTTCCCAGTGTGTCTGTTTATTCATTCAACTGCTCCCGTACCGCTACTGCTTGCTGGTCACAGTATATAACGGCTGAGGTCTTCGTCCTGAACCAGTTCGCCCAGCACCTTGTCCACATAGGCCGCGTCGATACGCACCTGCGATTCACCGTCGGGGGCGTGGAAGGAGACGTCTTCCAGCAGACGCTCCAGCACGGTATGCAGGCGCCGGGCGCCGATGTTTTCGGTGCGCTCGTTGACCTGATAGGCGATCTCGGCAATACGCTGCACGCCGTCCTCGGCAAACTCGACCGCAATGCCCTCCGTTTGCAGCAGTGCGCTGTACTGCTCGGTGAGCGAGGCATCGGGCTCGGTGAGGATGCGCACGAAATCCTCCGCCTTGAGGTCGTCCAGCTCCACCCGGATCGGCAGGCGTCCCTGGAGTTCCGGGACCAGGTCGGAAGGCTTGGACAGATGAAAGGCCCCCGAGGCGATGAACAGGATGTGGTCGGTGCGCACCTGGCCGTACTTGGTGGTAATGGTGCTGCCCTCCACCAGCGGCAGCAGGTCGCGCTGCACCCCCTCGCGGGAGACGTCGGCGCCGCCGGTCTCGCCGCGGCGCGTGACCTTGTCGATCTCGTCGATGAAGACGATCCCGTTCTGTTCGACGAAATCCACCGCGCGCAGCTTGATGTCCTCGTCGTTGATCATCTTGTAGGCCTCTTCCTCGGTAAGGAGCTTGAAGGCGTCCTTGACCTTGAGCTTGCGCGACTGCTGCTTGCGCCCGGCCAGGTTCTGGAACATGCCCTGCAGCTGGCTGGCCATTTCCTCCATGCCCGGCGGGGTCATGATCTCCACGCCCATCGGCATGGCCGACACCTCGATCTCGATCTCACGATCGTCGAGCTCGCCTTCGCGCAACAGCTTGCGCAGCTTCTGGCGGGTGTGGTCGTCGCCGCCCGCGGATTGCGGCTCGCTCAGGAAGCCCGTGGTCTGGCGGCCCGGCAGCAGGGCGTCCAGCAGGCGCTCCTCCGCAGCCTCCTCCGCGCGATGCCGTACCTTGGTGACCTCTTCCTCGCGCAACTGCTTGACCGCCACGTCCATCAGGTCGCGGATGATGGAATCCACTTCGCGGCCGACATAACCGACCTCGGTGAACTTGGTCGCCTCGACCTTGATGAACGGCGCCTTGGCCAGCCGGGCCAAGCGGCGTGCGATCTCGGTCTTGCCCACGCCGGTGGGGCCGATCATCAGGATGTTTTTCGGCGTGACCTCCTGGCGCAGCTCGGGATCGAGCTGCATGCGGCGCCAGCGGTTGCGCAGGGCGATGGCCACGGCACGCTTGGCGGCATTCTGGCCGACGATGTGTTTGTCCAGTTCCTGGACGATTTCGCGGGGGGTCATGATGCTCATGGTGACTGAATACCTGAATCCTGCCGGGCCGGCGCGATACGCGCCGTGCCGTTCAGAGTTCTTCGATAGTGAGGTTGTGGTTCGTGTAGATGCAGATGTCCGCGGCGATATTCAGCGCCTTTTCGGCGATCTCGCGCGCATTCAGCTCGGTGTTCTCCAACAGGGCGCGGGCCGCGGCCTGGGCGTAGGGACCGCCCGAGCCGATGGCGATCAGCCCCTTTTCCGGCTCGATCACGTCGCCGTTGCCGGAAATGATCAGCGAGGCATTGCTGTCGGCCACTGCCAGCAGCGCCTCCAGTCGACGCAGCATGCGGTCCGTGCGCCAGTCCTTGGCCAGCTCGACCGCGGCGCGGGTCAGGTTGCCGCTGTATTCCTGGAGCTTGGTCTCGAAACGCTCGAACAGGGTGAAGGCATCCGCCGTGCCGCCGGCAAAGCCGGCGATCACCTTGTTGTTGTACAAGCGGCGCACCTTGCGGGCGTTGCCCTTCATGACGGTATTGCCCAGACTGACCTGCCCATCACCGGCGATCACCACGGCGTTATCGCGCCGGATGCCGACAATGGTGGTACCTCTGTACTGTTCCAAGGCGGGTCTCCTGCAGTGAAGAATTGGCCGTCACGTGGCCTGATCGGACCACGCCACGAAACCGGGGTTCGGATTTCGTTTGATGAGGGCGCCGACGCCGCTTTTCAAGCGGCGGGGTCGGCGGCAGGGCGCAATTGCAGGGTGAGGGCCTGGCCCACCAGGTCCCCGAGGTAACCCAGGAACAGCGTGCCCATGCCGGGATGAAAGCGTTGCGGGTCCTGCGCGCCGAGTGCGAGCAGCCCCAGGCGGTCGCCCAGCGGGACCAGCACGGCCGACTCGATGGTCTCGGCCTCGTCGCCGAACAGCAGCTGCAGCAGTTCGGGCTTGAAACGGCCGCACACCGGCCTTCTTTCCTTGAACAGACGGGTTTCCGCCGCCAGGGCGGGATGCGAGGGCGAAATGAAGTGGAGGTCGTTCTCGCGCGCCTCATCGCTGAACAGGCGGATGGCGACGTAGTCGGTGCGCAGACCTTCGCGCAGTTGCTCCTTGGTCAGCGCGAGCACCGCATCGAGGCTGTCCGCCTCGATCAGCCCCAGGGCCAGATGATGCAGGCGCATGCTGAGCTGCTCGTTCTCGCGCGCCACATCGACCAGCTCCTGCAGCTTACGCTCCAGAAAACGGATCTTGTCGCGCATCACGCCGAGCTGGCGCTCGATCAGCGATACAGCGCCCCCCGTCGGATGCGGCAGCTTGAGGATTTCCAGCAGGGCCTGATGCCGTTCGAAAAAGTCCGGATGACTGCGCAGATACTCAACAATCGCTGTTTCGTCGGTCACGCCGGCGTCGGTTTTTTGCTCACTGTTCATAAATCGATGCTGCCCTTGAATACGGTCACCGCCGGTCCGGTCATCAGAACCGGCGCACCCTCCCCACTCCAGTTAATCATAAGACGGCCTCCCGGGAGATCAACCGCCACGGTTTCATCCAGCAGATGGCGCAGGCGCCCGGAAACCACCGCCGCACAGGCCCCGGTGCCGCAGGCCAGGGTCTCCCCGGCGCCCCGCTCGTACACCCGCAGCCTGACGTGTCCCGGATCCACGACCTGCATGAAGCCGACGTTGACGTGGCGCGGAAAGCGCGGATGGGCCTCGATCAGCGGCCCCAGCCGCGGCACGGGCGCGGTCTGCACGTTGTCCACCAGCAGCACGGCGTGCGGATTGCCCATGGACACCGCCCCGATCTCGTACTGCTCACCGTCGACGTCCAGCAGATAACTCACGGCGGGGGCGTCGGCCTGGAACGGAATTTCCGCCGGCGTCAGTCTCGGCACGCCCATATCGACCGTGACCTGTTCGTCCGGCTGGACGTGCAGCACGATGAGCCCGCCGGACGTCTCCACCCGGATTTCGGTCTTGTCCGTCAGCCCCGCCTCGCGCACGAAACGGGCGAAACAACGCGCACCGTTGCCGCACTGCTCCACCTCGTTGCCGTCCGCATTGAAGATCCGATAGTGGAAATCCGCTTCCGGCGAGGCGGACGGTTCCACCAGCAGAACCTGGTCGCAGCCCACCCCGAAGCGCCGGTTGGCCAGGAACCGGACCTGCTCCGGAGACAGCGAAACGGCCTGCCGTACGGCATCGATAACCACAAAATCGTTGCCGAGACCGTGCATTTTGGCAAACTGAATCAACATGTTAGGGAGCTTAACCGGTTACAGGGCGGCTGCCTACCCCGGCCGCCTAGGCAATTGGTCAGACGTATGATAGGGTGCTCGACCGGCAACGGGCTGTTGTCCGCTGCTGTACACACGAATATTATTCAAGGTTCGAGCTTTGAATAAGAACCTGTTCACTAACCTTAGAGGAATCTCGCCATGACCGACTTTACCTCGGAACTTGACGCCCGCGGCCTGAACTGCCCCCTGCCCATCCTGCGCACCAAGAAAGCCATCGCCGACCTGAACGCCGGTGAAGTGCTCAAGGTTGTGGCCACCGATCCCGGTGCCGTGAAGGACTTCGAAGCCTTCTGCAAGCAGACCGGTCACGAGCTGCTCGATCACAGCCAGGGCGGCGGTGAGTTCACTTTCTTCATCAAGAAGTCGTAAGAACAGACCTGACGCCAAAGTCACTGCCAAAGACTGATCAGGCTTCCCTGAACGGTTTCTTTGATGAACGCCGGCTTCTGCCGGCGTTTTTTTTGCCTTTATTTTAGTTTGTCGAGATTCTCTTCAATCGAGAGCGGTGCTTTGCTCATTCTGAGTATCGAGAGCGCTGGAGACATGCTGTTGGTATTGTTTCGCACGCTTCGCCGTTGGGATTTCTTTATCTAACACCCGTTGTGGCGTGCGAGTCCCTTTGTTCGGCGCATCCCTGCGCCTCACCCCTTCGGGGCTTACGCGATAAATCGCTCCCGGCGATTTATTCATTGCTCGCCCAAAGAAAGGGGATGAAAGACCAATCCGCCTGGAGCGGATTGGGACGACGAATGTCGCCTGAAAGGCCTGCGCCAGGGATGGCGCAGGTCAAATGCGCCCCCACCGCCTTGGCCCTGCGGGCGTCCCTCACAACCGTTGACTTGCAACGGGCACGGTTCGACACGACGTCCTCGGCAACTGCTCCTGCGTTGCTCTACCTCCTGCATCCATGCAGTCGTGTCGTGACGAACCTCAGCCCGGCGTCCATGCCGGGCTGACCCTGCAAGCCATCGGCCGCTCGGCAAGGCGGGACGGGGTTTTTGGTGAGGTGTGAGAAGTGAGGGGTGAGGCGAAAAGACATGATCCC from Gammaproteobacteria bacterium includes:
- the ubiB gene encoding ubiquinone biosynthesis regulatory protein kinase UbiB, with the translated sequence MLLRPRQLLRLAHINFVLVRHGLDELVFAIHLLRPLRFLLLLSPLHWVRDRKLTRGERIRRALEDLGPIFIKFGQMLSTRRDLLPEDIANEFAKLQDSVPPFSGELARQIIERSYRKPLGEVFAHFDETPIASASIAQVHAAELLDGTRVVVKVVRPRIKRTIDSDIDLMYIVAGLANRYWSEARRLRPIEVIAEYEKTINDELDLMREAANATQLRRNFEGSRDLYIPQVYWDFCTREVMVMERIHGIPISHTEELIEHGVNMKRLAERGVEIFFTQVFRHNFFHADMHPGNIFVSEDNPDDPKYLAVDFGIVGTLAAEDQRYLAENFHAFFNRDYRRVAELHVESGWVPADTRVDEFESAIRTVCEPIFQRPLKQISFGHLLLRLFQTARRFNMQVQPQLVLLQKTLLNIEGLGRDLYPDLDLWQTAKPFLERWMDEQVGVRALLNGLKKQLPNILEDLPNMPGLLHDALAQRAAATAQTREVEQLQALREEIRRANHRTALAVSGAGLFISAFVVIASTNLPELFGVPWLGWALGLAGVGVMLLAWRVDR
- a CDS encoding SCP2 sterol-binding domain-containing protein; amino-acid sequence: MKTPVALSAALETALNAWLRVDPEQAAGLGRLEGKVVGLEVRGLGLNLYLFPSARGFQVQGDYTGEPDCMIRATPLALVRLGVARDTAGSMGGDDVVIEGDSTLGQQLREVLQSIEFDWEEALSKAVGDAAAHQVGRAARDIRQWLQRSGESLRQDVTEYLQEESRGLPTRIEVEHFLDEVDTLRTDVDRLEARIARLERERVED
- a CDS encoding RDD family protein translates to MSLPPDTHYAGFWRRLLAVLIDVLWFLPVFWVLMHLLPVTGLQQVQAIEMHILQSQTAVEQQQYMNQLVMASSGFGNGWDFLLNWVFPVVVTVFFWVKFRGSPGKLLTRCRVVDAETGGRLGILQGALRYFAYVASMLPLFLGFLWIGWDRRKQGFHDKIAHSVVIVAEPESRS
- the ubiE gene encoding bifunctional demethylmenaquinone methyltransferase/2-methoxy-6-polyprenyl-1,4-benzoquinol methylase UbiE, whose amino-acid sequence is MSEQKTTHFGFKQVPVEEKARRVAGVFHSVAQKYDLMNDLMSFGVHRLWKRYAIEISGVKRGDRVLDLAGGTGDLTERFAGIVGAEGEMVLADINASMLLEGRERLTDEGLAGNIRYCQVNAETLPFPDDYFDCITIAFGLRNVTDKDKALQSMYRVLKPGGRLLVLEFSTPVMPGLKPVYDLYSFKALPLMGKLVAGDAESYRYLAESIRMHPDQETLKGMMEAAGFERCEYFNLSGGIVAVHRGYKL
- a CDS encoding DUF971 domain-containing protein yields the protein MASPRPTEIHLHQKSRVLELAYEDGTRFKLPCEYLRVFSPSAEVRGHGPGQEVLQLGKEDVNITGVEPVGNYAVKLVFSDGHDTGIYDWNYLYELGVTQDEKWQAYLDRLAESGYQRKMN
- a CDS encoding class I SAM-dependent methyltransferase; translated protein: MNKQTHWETVYRERAVDMLSWFQATPAVSLALIDAARQPKAAPIIDMGGGASKLAYLLKGKGYRDITVVDIAAGALQKSRDQMGPAAKGITWIQGDATKLDLPKAYRIWHDRAVFHFLTDPSDRQAYLDRLDRYLEPGGQVILATFALDGPEKCSGLPVQRYSPETLAETLDGSFRLLDFVEETHQTPACAEQAFIYCRFERKTN
- the hslU gene encoding ATP-dependent protease ATPase subunit HslU, yielding MSIMTPREIVQELDKHIVGQNAAKRAVAIALRNRWRRMQLDPELRQEVTPKNILMIGPTGVGKTEIARRLARLAKAPFIKVEATKFTEVGYVGREVDSIIRDLMDVAVKQLREEEVTKVRHRAEEAAEERLLDALLPGRQTTGFLSEPQSAGGDDHTRQKLRKLLREGELDDREIEIEVSAMPMGVEIMTPPGMEEMASQLQGMFQNLAGRKQQSRKLKVKDAFKLLTEEEAYKMINDEDIKLRAVDFVEQNGIVFIDEIDKVTRRGETGGADVSREGVQRDLLPLVEGSTITTKYGQVRTDHILFIASGAFHLSKPSDLVPELQGRLPIRVELDDLKAEDFVRILTEPDASLTEQYSALLQTEGIAVEFAEDGVQRIAEIAYQVNERTENIGARRLHTVLERLLEDVSFHAPDGESQVRIDAAYVDKVLGELVQDEDLSRYIL
- the hslV gene encoding ATP-dependent protease subunit HslV; translation: MEQYRGTTIVGIRRDNAVVIAGDGQVSLGNTVMKGNARKVRRLYNNKVIAGFAGGTADAFTLFERFETKLQEYSGNLTRAAVELAKDWRTDRMLRRLEALLAVADSNASLIISGNGDVIEPEKGLIAIGSGGPYAQAAARALLENTELNAREIAEKALNIAADICIYTNHNLTIEEL
- a CDS encoding DUF484 family protein, whose amino-acid sequence is MNSEQKTDAGVTDETAIVEYLRSHPDFFERHQALLEILKLPHPTGGAVSLIERQLGVMRDKIRFLERKLQELVDVARENEQLSMRLHHLALGLIEADSLDAVLALTKEQLREGLRTDYVAIRLFSDEARENDLHFISPSHPALAAETRLFKERRPVCGRFKPELLQLLFGDEAETIESAVLVPLGDRLGLLALGAQDPQRFHPGMGTLFLGYLGDLVGQALTLQLRPAADPAA
- the dapF gene encoding diaminopimelate epimerase is translated as MLIQFAKMHGLGNDFVVIDAVRQAVSLSPEQVRFLANRRFGVGCDQVLLVEPSASPEADFHYRIFNADGNEVEQCGNGARCFARFVREAGLTDKTEIRVETSGGLIVLHVQPDEQVTVDMGVPRLTPAEIPFQADAPAVSYLLDVDGEQYEIGAVSMGNPHAVLLVDNVQTAPVPRLGPLIEAHPRFPRHVNVGFMQVVDPGHVRLRVYERGAGETLACGTGACAAVVSGRLRHLLDETVAVDLPGGRLMINWSGEGAPVLMTGPAVTVFKGSIDL
- a CDS encoding sulfurtransferase TusA family protein, with product MTDFTSELDARGLNCPLPILRTKKAIADLNAGEVLKVVATDPGAVKDFEAFCKQTGHELLDHSQGGGEFTFFIKKS